One Sphingomonas endolithica genomic window, CGATATCGTGGCCGGTGATGAACGGCTCGACGATCGCGTCATGCCCCTCTGCGTGGATTGCCGCCACGGCGTTGCGCACGCCGGCCCAATCTTCGGCCGCGCGCACGCCCCAACTGGCGGAGGAGGCGTTGGGCTTGATGACGTAGCGGTCCGCCTTGGGGCAGCGCGCCGCATCGGCGTGGTTGCCGCGCCGGTACACCGCCCAGTCCGCCGTCGCGATGCCGCGCGACCGGGCGATCAGCTTGGTCAGGTGCTTGTCGTCCGATGCGCCGCGGATGATCGGCCCGCTGCCCAAATAGGGCAGGCCGAGCCGGTTACAGAGCAATGGCAACATCATCTCGGAATTGAGGAATCCGCCGCGGTTGAGCAGCGGAAACACGAAATCGACCTCCGGATGTTCGAACAGCACGCGATAGTCGTTCGCGACCGACAGCCGGAAGCCGATCCTCTCCAGCACATCGCGGACCTCGGCGTGGTAGACGGCGTGCGTGCCGTCCTGAACATCGGCGCGGCCGCTGGAACAAGCATGCTTGGCGACATACAGCAGCCGCATCCGATCCTTGACGCTTTCGGGCACGACGAGTGGCGCGCTTGGCGTTGCGTATTTCATGCTGCTTTGGCCTGTTTTCATGGGCCGGACGCTAGCGGGGTTCGGCGACGGAATTATTGCGTAACCGGGTCAGTTTTTTGGCAGGTGCAGGCGGAGCAACGCGCCATAACGCTGGCCGCCCAGACCGCGCCGGCCGGCCCGTTGTGGCATGAGCACGCCGGGCTTGCCGTTTCCCTCGATCAGGATCGGCCCGTCCGGCGCAAAGCCGACATCCCAGCCGATCAAGGTGTAGTCGCCAAACGCGCGGGCATGCGCGTCGATGACGAGCGCCTTGGCCTGCTCCCAATCGGGCAGGATGCGGCCTGCGATGGTGGCACCGGTCACCGGATGCACATGGTGGTCGGTGCCGCCATAACCCTGACACGCCACGCCGAGCACGCCACCTGCAAGATCGATCGGGCACAGCAGCCCGCCAGCCTTCATATTGTCGACCTGCGCCGCGGGATCCGAAGCGACGCGCAGCACGGCGCTGACGACTTCCGGCGCGTTCGTCTCGTTCAGGATCGTGGTGATCCGCGCCGTCGGCAGCGCGTTCAGCGCCAGATCACGCAGCGCGCAGTGCGTTTCGATGCGAGACTGCACCAGCCAGGGACCCTTCAACGCGCTGCACACGCCGCGCACCCATGCCTCGCGATCGGCAGCAGGCGGGGCGAGGAAGCGCACGCCGCGACCGCCCTCGCCGCGCGTGGGCTTCAGCAACAGTGGTTGCTCGGGGATCGCCGCCAGCAGCCGGATCGCACCCTGATCGATGGTCGCAAAGACCTGCGGATGGCGCAGCCCGAACTGCGCACAACGGTCGTAGAAACCGATCTTGTCCGTCAGCACGCAATCGGGCGTCCATCCCTTGGGATTGATATGTTTGTTGAGCCCGGCATCCTCGAACCGGCGGATATAGCCGTCGAGCTCGGCGCCATCCTCGATCCGGAACAAGGCGAGATCGTTGGGGTCGGCGAAGCGCGCGCGGGCGATCCGGATCGCCTTGACGCGCCACGCACGATCCAGCCCGAACCGGCGCTGCACCGCCCGCGCGCGAACCGGTACCCAGAGCAGGAAGGCGATGCCGACGAACGCATCGACCGCCGCCCGCAAGGGGCCGCGCGTGCGTTTGCGCCAGGCATAGTGATCGGCCAGGAAGCGCCCCGAAACCGGCGTGACTATCCCCGGGTAGATCGCGTAGAGCTTCTTCGCGCGGTACCAGAGCTCAGTGGCTGACGACATTGCATCCCATTTCGAACGACCCTGCGGCATGCGGCGCCGCGCCCGGCAGGCGAGCATGAAGACAGTTATTTACGTTCAAGACATGCGCGCGAGCGGCGTGGTGCGCACGATGATCGCCATGGCGCGGTCCTTCGCGGCGAGCGACGAGGTCGTGCTGCTGGCGGGCTATGCCGCCGGCATCCTGGGGGCCGACGACGTTGCGCCCGCGCGCTTCGCCGCCGCCCGGACGCAGGCAAGCGGCCCCCTCCCACGATTGACGGTTGTCCGCGACTTGCGCCGGACACTGCGCGAGCTGCGCCCGGACGTCATCCTCTCGGGCGGCAATTTCGGCCATTTCAGCCTGTGGGCGGCGACCCGCGGCCTTGCGCTGCCGGTCGTCTACGTCTTCAGCAACGCCATGGAGCGCGCAGGGCAGCCGCTGCGCAATCGCTGGCGCCGCTTCTGGAGCGGGCTGCTGGTTGGCGGATCGGGCGGCGCGATCCTGGTCGGTGCCAATCTGGCGCGCAGTGCCGTGTTCAGCCGCCACGTCGCCAGCGGCAAGGCCGTGCTGATCTCCAATGGCATAGATCTGGGCAGCATACCCGTCGCCGAGGCGACGGTGCCGGGCGCCATGGCCGGGCC contains:
- a CDS encoding D-alanine--D-alanine ligase family protein — its product is MKYATPSAPLVVPESVKDRMRLLYVAKHACSSGRADVQDGTHAVYHAEVRDVLERIGFRLSVANDYRVLFEHPEVDFVFPLLNRGGFLNSEMMLPLLCNRLGLPYLGSGPIIRGASDDKHLTKLIARSRGIATADWAVYRRGNHADAARCPKADRYVIKPNASSASWGVRAAEDWAGVRNAVAAIHAEGHDAIVEPFITGHDIEVSIITMHGRPVILPTMIVEQHDPADLRSYDEKRDLDGGVKTYAIKPFHDAERLGAIHAAALNLMEEFAPFDYGRFECRLDIETGEFQFLEVNLNCNLWSRKTISLAARLAGWTHEQLIETILCESLRRNGVIDQFSGYRHGHVLAAQIEPLAAAL
- a CDS encoding sugar-transfer associated ATP-grasp domain-containing protein, which produces MSSATELWYRAKKLYAIYPGIVTPVSGRFLADHYAWRKRTRGPLRAAVDAFVGIAFLLWVPVRARAVQRRFGLDRAWRVKAIRIARARFADPNDLALFRIEDGAELDGYIRRFEDAGLNKHINPKGWTPDCVLTDKIGFYDRCAQFGLRHPQVFATIDQGAIRLLAAIPEQPLLLKPTRGEGGRGVRFLAPPAADREAWVRGVCSALKGPWLVQSRIETHCALRDLALNALPTARITTILNETNAPEVVSAVLRVASDPAAQVDNMKAGGLLCPIDLAGGVLGVACQGYGGTDHHVHPVTGATIAGRILPDWEQAKALVIDAHARAFGDYTLIGWDVGFAPDGPILIEGNGKPGVLMPQRAGRRGLGGQRYGALLRLHLPKN